In the Panthera leo isolate Ple1 chromosome D3, P.leo_Ple1_pat1.1, whole genome shotgun sequence genome, CTCAAGGGGTCCCATCAAAACTCAAGGTAGGTCACGTTCTTCCTCTGGTCCCCACCCTCCAACGTGGACCAGGAGCCCAGGTCCTCAAGCATGCCACCCTTCTACAGGCCTTCCCTGCTGGCTCTGCTTCCCCAGACACACCTCATCCACGCCCCTCGGCCTTGGCGCCTGCCGTCCCCCTGCGGACACTGCTCTTCGTCAGACAGCCTCACGGCCCACTCGCTCACCTTCCCGCCCTCTCTCCAAGGCCGTATCATCAGAGACGCCTTCTTCACCGATCGCCGAGTCCACACTGAACACCCCTCCACCAGGTCTGCCCCGTCCCCTGTGCCCTGCTGTTTCTGTTACTGTGCTTGCacaacaaattaccccaaaagtCAGTGGCCTCCGACAGCCGTGTGGTACGCTCAGGGGTACGGACAGGGCACAGGCTGGGGGCTGGAACCTTCTGAAGGCTTTTGCTTCCTCATGTATCAGGTGGTTGATGCTGGCGGTCGGGAAAACACCCACACGTGGCCTCTCCACGTGACCTGGACTTCCGAGAGCACAGTGCCTGGGTTCCAGGGGTGGACGCCCCAAGGCACCGACACAGAGCCACCTCGGGCTCCAGGCGAAGCCACGCCGCAATGACCCAGCCACACAACATCGTGTCTGCCGCACTCTGCTCAGTAGAATGGAGTTGCCCAGTTACTTCCTGTTCGAGTGAAGGAAGAGAGGCCTCCGTGATTTGTGGGAGGAGTCGGAGAATTCGTGGACGTGTTCTAAAACTACCACACCCACTCTATCCTTGTTTCCAGGGCTGGTTGCTGCCTGACTCGACGTATAGGATTGTCGCCCCACGAGACTGTcggctccatgagggcagggactctgccTGGGCTTTGGTTACTGCTGCTTTTCCCAGGCCCTGCATAGTGCCTGCATAGACGAGGGCCCAGGAAGCATCTGGTGGATGCGGGGCTGAGGAGAGGCTTCTGAGAGGCAGCTCTCCACGAGGCTGTCCGCTTGGCTTAGTTCCTTCCAAGTGTCATGACTGGCAGTGAACAGGGGCCCCCAGGCTGGACGGGTCCGTCTGGGCACAGCGTCATCATTCACTGAGAcgttcctgagcacctactatgtgtcctGTAGACACCGGGGACTCCGCAGTGAGCAAGCCAGCTCAGGGAGCCCGAGTCTGGTGGGGGAGAAGGACAAGTCCCCGGCACGTGGTGACCAAGCCCAGGCACTGATAGAGCCCAGCTGGGGGGACccgagaaggcagggagggagtaGCACTGAAGAGAGGCCCTGGGATCCCCCAacaggccccctcccctgccacccgtTAACCCTGTGAGCGCTCTTCCCACGTCCCCCATCCTCACCACTGCTTAGAAGCCCGCCAGAGACAGCCGGCTCGGCTGGTGCCGTCTGTGAGGCCTTTTTTGTGTCATCACAGTGGCCACACGGGGCTGTGCAAGAGCACTGAACTGGTGGCTGGGcccccctccaggaaccctggtGGGAAAAGCTGGGTGTGAGGCACCCAGGGTGGCTCAGGAGAAAGCCCTTCAGGAACAAGGAACAAGGCACGAGGCAGGGGCTGCGGCAGCCACGGCCTCAGCACAACTGGGCCAGGTTTGGGACCAGGGACTCTGGTGACCTGCAGGGGCacacccatgcccccacccaaaGACACTCCCATTCAAGACACCGGAGAGCCCTGAGCACATGCCGGGCGAGACCCGCTCAGGGCCGTGGGCTGGCAGGCCCTAGCAGCCAGCCAAGGGCAGGGGTGAGAGCTGCCGGGCCTGTGACCTCTAACGGCTCACCTCCTGCCTCTCGGAGCCTCCGGGCTGACTCCGGGGTCCCTCCTTTGGATTAttcccaccctccccgccccccccccccagttctatGGAAGAGGGAGAGCCTCTCGAGTGTCCTGGCTTCACGGGGGCCTGCCTCGTGAGGCGAGCGTTATGAAGACTTGGAAGGAAGACACGCCGGGTCTAGTCTCAGCACCGCCCCTTGCCCGTGGCGTGGTCTTAGGAAGCTCTGAGGTCATACCCTCATCTGTAGAACAGGGGCCTCTgctagttatctattgctgtgttgCTGGTGACTTCAGAACTTAGCAGCTTGAGACCTGGACAGATGTGTGTTCTCGCTCATGGTCTGTGATCAGGGATTCAGGAGAGGCTTAACTGGGTAGTTCTGCTCTGTGTCTTCCATGAAGCTGCAATCAGGATGCTGGCCGGGACCGTACTCATCCGAAGGCTCGACCGGGGCTGCCTCGCATGGCTGTGGGTGGGAGACCCCCGTTCATCTCCCCCGTGGGCCGCTTCCCCCGCAGCAAGCGATCCGGGTGAGTGAGGAGGAAGCCACAGCGCCTCCGTGATCTGGCCCTGGCTGGGTCCACAGGACCTCACGGGTCTCAGCCCcacttgggggcggggggggggggggggggagcagcacACGGGCATGAGTACCAAGAGGTGACAGTGATGCAGAGGGGTGTGGCACATCTTGGTGGCTGTCTGCTGAATGCTTTGACTCGTCTgctgcctcatctgtaaagtggggaccaCCGCTCACTTCTGAGTGGTCAGGTGCGCCAAATGAGACGTCAAGAAAAGCTGTAGGCCCAGAGTCTAGCGCACGCTCTGTGCTCACCAGAGGGCAGGCTCCATCCACTCCCCCAAGTGCTGCAGGGACCAGCCCACCCTCCTGGAGCCCTGATGGCCAGCAGGGGGGCAGATGGGCTCCTCATTTCAGTGAATGGGAACCAGTAACAGGCAGTACTTAttcccaaccccccgccccccgccccgctctcttcttcttcttaaagGTTTTAAACACCTAATTTATTCCATCCATTAGATAGATTTTGTAGATTTAATCATTTTCACAGTTGGTGGCTCATTGGATACTCAAGATAAACTCCAAATGAAAGTATAATGGTGAGGACAAATGAGTTTTCACACCACAATGGCAGAAACCTGCTTGGGAAGAGGGTTTAAGAGGaacaaaaatacatacagatataattttttttccccggCAGCCGCTTTTGCTGACTATAGTAGGTTACCACAGTTAATTTCACCagttttgttcatctgtaaaattgcaTAAAAGTGACATTTTTGTGCTCATTATAGCAACTGCTGATTTATGGCTGGTAAATGAAGAGCTGGTCCCTTTTTTGCGGGACTCTCCGAGCGGCGCTAAGTGCCCATGAAATTGCTTGTATAATGTAGTTTAAATCCAATCTCAGAGAAAGATTCCCCCGTTGGCCAAAGTGACATTTCCATTCTCCACACCGAGTTTATTTTAGGCCACTTAGGGAGGGGGCTGCCCCAGGCAGGGTCAGGATGGGGGCCTGTGGCCAGCCAGGGGTCAGCCCCACCTGCCCGGCCCCGAATTAGGCCCGAGGGATGAAGGGGCACTCCCCTAGTCTCCTTGGCATGCTGAGTGCcgcctgcctcttccctgcctgcTGCCCTGCCCAGGTCAGACCACATTCCTGCACCTTAGGGCAGAAGGGAATGACCTTTGCAACACGCATgtgtgccccacccctcccctgccctgcagcGAGGAGGCCCCTTTGCActggccccctgccctcccaggccACCTGTCTCTCCTCTTCCACGCGCCTGATCCGGGCTTCTGCTCTCATTCCACATTATTTACAGTTCCTCACTCAGGACATGCTTCCTCACCTCTGGACCTCTGCctgtgctgtttcttctgcctgaaatatgttgctctcccctctcctcacccctttTGACATCGCCTTCACTGGGATGCCCTTTCTTCCAGAAAGCTGTCTCGCTTTCCAGAGCCCCGCTGGGTGAGGCCCCCGCCCCATCCCAAATGCCTTAGCCTTCCCATCACAGCACGTGTCTTGCTCCAACCGACCGGCTgtgagcccaacaaggggctcaggGGCGAGGCTCTGGATGGATGGGATGTGGGGCGAGACCTTCAAGGGATGGGCAGGTGGGGTCTGCACTCCACCCCAGCCACAGTGCCAGGACCCCCCGGGCTGGTCAGAAGGAAGGGCAGCCCGAGCCcctgcccctccgcccccaggGAGGCCCGCATCCCAAACAGATGGGGAGGGCGTCAACACCCCCACTCGGAGAGCACCCGATGCTGCCCACACTCCACCATGCACAACTCATGAAAGTTCGCAGCCACCCTGGGAGGCAGCGTTCATGGCAGTATcacctcccattttacagatgaggaaactgaggcgcccCATTCTCAAGTTCCCCCTGGGAGTCACCGGTGGGCCCCAAGGGAGTCATGGGACAGGAGAAAGGCAGTGTGCTGCGGAGACATTGTAGGGAGGGGCCCCTCGCCCCAGGGCCTAGACAGGTGACCATCTCCCAACTCCGACTGTGTGTCTCACCCCCTTTGGCAGCCATCACTCCAGGCCACCCTGCACAACTGACACAATCATGATCCCCGGTTCACAGGTGGGGAGGCTCGGTCAGGCAAGCCACAAAGCCCCACAACCAGGCAGGACTCCACTCAGGCCAGCCAGCTCTAAAATCCGGAGACCTCCCATCTGTCTCCCAcagcccgcccccgccccaccctcctTTCCCCACCTGGGGAGGGTCCTGGGCAGCACTGAGGAATGTCTCAGGCCCCGGGGAGGGGCTCTGGATGGAAGAGGGGGGTCTGCCCACCAGCAGCCCACCTCCCCCAGGACGCTGGCCGGTAGGATGGTCAGCCTGTCACACAAAGTGCAGCCTCCGGCCCCACAATGACAGCGTGCAGAAGAGGCAGTGGTTACCACCCTGGCCTTGTAGGTGACAGGCAGACTTGGGGATGGGACGGGCAGCCACTGTGGCTAaaacccctcctcccctgcctgctgaTCAAGGCAGGTCATGTGAGCAACCGACGAAAGCCAACGGAGCATCTCCTGTCTGTCTCCGGCCTTGTGCTGGGCTCTGTTCACATAGCAACACATTTAACTATCCCATAGAGGTCAGCAGGTGGCCATCATCCCATTTTACATCCCATTTTACATCCCATCCCAccaagggaggcacagagaggatgaCGAAGAAATAGGAGGAAGGGCCTACCACCAGTGTGGTGTGAAGACGGGGCGCCAAGCGTCAGTGAGGGTGCGGAGCCCCCGGAACTCCTGTTTTCCGCCGGGGGAGCGCGGCCCGGCACAGGCTCCTTGGCAAAGCGTGGGGCGTCTTCTCCTGAAGCTGCAGGTTCACCTGCCCCGAATCCCCGTCCCGGGCAAAGTCCCAAGAGAACTCACTGGGTACTCGCATACCAGGAAGcgtggcagtgtgtgtgtgtcagccccaaactggaaaccacccaaatgccgtcagcagcaggaaggaggagtCCACACGAGGACCACACGGCCATGAGGAAGCGCGAACCACGGCCACCTGAGTGAACCTCACAAAACACCTTGGGTGGCAGAGGCCGATGCGGCCGAGGACGCGTGGCGGGATTCCAGCCCGCGTGTACAGACGCTGCCATCGGAAGTCAGGACGGCTGTGCGCTTGGGCGGAGTCGCAGGCGACACTCTGGGGGCACCGGCAGTGACCCATCTCTCGGCCCAGCGCGTTCCGTCCGTGAAAGCTCAGCTTACGATGCATGCAGTTTGCTTTCTGTACCTTACACCCAAGGCGAAGCTCTGGGGTTTAGAAGGGACAAACGGAGGGGCGAGGGGGCAAATGGGGAACCAGAGGAGGGAGTGGCAGGGCTGTGGCCACACCGCCTCCCCGGGTCGCGGGGTCAGCCCTCACCTGTGCTTTCCTCTCCGCTTATCTCCGCAGGTGAGACGGCCGCCAGCTCCATGCATTCGTCCCGCTACCCGAGCCCGGCCGAGCTGGACGCCTATGCCGAGAAGGTGGCCAACAGCCCGCTGTCCATCAAGATCTTCCCCACCAACATCCGGGTGCCCCAGCACAAGCACCTGGGCCGCACGGTCAACGGCTATGACACCAGCGGCCAGCGCTACAGCCCCTACCCGCAGCACGCCGCCGGCTACCAGGGCCTGCTGGCCATTGTCAAGGCCGCCGTCTCCTCCTCCGGCAGCGCCGCGCCTGCCGGGCCTGCCAAAAGCGTGCTCAAGAGCGCCGAGGGCAAGCGGACCAAGCTGTCACCAGCTGCCGTGCAGGTGGGCATCGCGCCCTACCCGGCGCCCAGCACTCTGGGGCCCCTGGCCTACCCCAAGCCGCCCGAGGCACCCGCCCCACCACCCGGCCTGCCCgcggccgccgccaccgccgccaccgccgcctccGTCATCCCCCTGCCTGGCCGCGGCCTGCCCCTGCCGCCTTCCAACCTGCCCTCCATCCACAGCATCCTCTACCAGCTCAACCAGCAGTGCCAGGCCCCGGGCGCCGCGCCTGCCGCCTGCCAGGCCGTAGCcggtccccaccccagcccggccAAGCACGGCCCCGTGCCCAGCTTCCCCGGCATGGCCTACTCGGCCGCTGCCGCCGGCCTGCCCGACTGCCGGAAAGGTGCCGAGCTGGGCCAGGGCGGCACGGCGGCCTCGACGTTGGCTGGGGCCACCAAGCCTGCAGGGTACGCCGACGGGGGCCTGGATTACCTGCTGTGGCCGCAGaagccgcccccacccccaccccagccgctGAGGGCCTACAGCGGCGGCACGGCGGCCAGCAAGTCCCCCGAGGCATGCGGGGGGCGGGTGTACGAGCGGGCCAGCGGGTCGCCCCTCAGCTGCGCCATGGGGCTGCCCACCGGCTTCACCGTGGGCCAGTACTTCGCCGCCCCCTGGAACAGCGTGCTGGTGACTCCCACCAGCGATTGCTACAACCCGGCGGCGGCCGTGGCCGTCACGGAGCTGGGGCCAGGGGCGCCCCGGGAGCTGGCGGGCCCCCCCGTGGAGGCCCTCTCGGGCCTGCCCAGCAAGAGCGTGTGCAACACGGCCGTGCTGAGCAGCAGCCTGCAGTCGCTGGAGTATCTCATCAATGACATCCGGCCGCCCTGCATCAAGGAGCAGATGCTGGGCAAGGGCTACGAGACCGTGGCTGTGCCCCGGCTGCTCGACCACCAGCACGCCCACATCCGCCTGCCCGTCTACAGATAAGGCCTGCCCGGCGGACGCGTGGACAGACGGACAGGGCGTCGAGCGGGAAGGCAGGCCGCAGAACAGGGTGGGCGGCGCACAGGGGCGCCCAGCCTTGCCCTGTGCCCGAGTGCCCGTGGGTGCCCACAGGGAAGCCGGGCGGGCTGCTGCCGTGCGGCCACCTGATGGGGAGTGGCGGGGCCGCCTTTCTGCCCAAGGCCCCTCCCTGCTATCGGCTGCCCGAGGACACGGGGAGGGCCCAGGACCACCACTGACATCCACCACTTCCTCCATCCAAgctggcagaggcagggagagagaaaccactTTAAAACAGGAATGGTTCTTTCTGGCTTTCCCAAGAGAGGGGCTCAGGCCACGGGGGGACACAGGAGGAAATGTGATGGTCCAGAGTCAGGGTGGGGTCAGAGCAGCCCCCAGGGGTCAGAGAGCTCCTCCCCCCACGGGCTCCCCGTCTCCtggaaaaggagcagagagggggtaTAGGAAGTCACAGGGCCTACAGTGTCCCCCACTGGCCAATCCAAGTGAAGGCCACTCTGAGAGAGGCTCCAAGGACCACCagtccccctgctcctcctcctctagattctccttccctcctcccatctcttCCCCAAACAGAATtacacccccatccccaccctccagACCCCGTACTACCACCgtcccctttctctccacatcttaCAGGGCTGCTGGGCACGGCTGTACAGGCTGTGCACCGCACAAGGGCACCTCGTCCAAGGAGACACCATTTGCATCCTAGACGTGTATATTTATTACGGCAGTTTTCTGAATCTTGAGGAAGGGGCGCCATTTTCCTATTCGCACAAAGGCACCACAGGGGCTAACGGTGGGCCTGCCATCTTAGACACCAGTCAGAGGGaccctgccctgccttcctcaGGGGTTCTCCTCAGAGCCAGTGAGAGGCAACCTACTGGTTTTAACTGGGAGACCCAATCCAACGCCTTTCCTGCAAGCTGCCCTCCAAGGCCCACCCCACACCACGGGGAGGCAGGCAAGGAGCCCCCTCTTCAGTCCCCAAGGCCCGAATTCCCCAAGTCCCGGCCCCTCTGGCACTCCGGAAGCGGTACTGTATCTCTCCAAGGCCTGTTCGAGCACTAAGTGCATTTACAAATCtctgagaatgttttttttttatactaaaatTGACCATTATATTCTACTGTGAGAAGTGCAGTCTGCactatattgttttaaaaacgaagagaaagaaaaaaaaaggaaaacacagatggTGTCTCAGCTGTGGAATTGTTTtgttctgtcctccctcccccaggagtAAAACGGGCTGTCTCCCCCGCTGCCAACCGGGCTTGGAGCCCTGAGGAAGCAGGCCAGGAACCTCCTGGCACCCGCCGGCCACTCTGCATTcagtgtttcatttccttttccagctctttcaAGGTAGACACCGTCATTTACCCCGTTGACATGTCCGCGCACAGGCGGAAGGCCACTGGGTCGTGGCCGGCGACCGGTCTACAGAGCAGCTGAGACAGAACCAAGCCCGGGCCCCTTGGCTCGTTCCCCGAATGGTGCCGAGGTGGTCTGGGGATGGTGTCTCCCTGCATCACGAAATGCCTTCCCAGCTTTTCCCCTGTGCCTGACCCGCTCCAGGCGTCCATGGGCCAGTATGGCCGTGGGCAGGCCAGAGTGGCTGTGGCAGTGACCTTCTCCCTGGCCAGCCCCAGCACACACCCACTCCAGGCCCCGGCACCTGGAGATCTgcagacccccccaccccgggacacTTGGCATTCATCGGGCACCTAACTTTGTGCTGGGCACGTTCATACACACTGTATCTCACTGGAGCCTCGCCACATCCTTGCAAGGTAGTAGGTGTCAGaggaagaaaccgaggctcagagatgttaggtgacctgcctaaagtcacacagcaattCTGAAAAGTTGGGGTCTGGACCCCACAGCATGGACTCTTTTTCACatcctgtctctgccctctccctgggcAGGGGAGCCCGCCATCCCGCCTGGGGGACCTGGGGAGCCCCCAGTTTGTTTtcgttgttattttttttaagtttttaaaaattttttttaagtttatttatttttgagaggcagagcgagcaggggagaggcagagagagggacggagTTTGTGaagcgggctgtgtgctgacagcagagagccgacacagggcctgaacccacgaaccatgagatcatgacctgagcccaagtgggacgcttaaatgactgagcccccaggagccccacccccagtttgTTTGATGCAGGCCTCCCTTCCCATGCTCGGAGCCCCACCTGGGTGCCAGGGCGGGACCCAGGCCCTTCTGCACATCACTGTCACGCCCTGGGGAGCCCCAGGGTCCTGCTGGTGACAAGCGGAGAAGGTACTGCCAGGCAGGCTGCTGGGGGTGATCATAAGTGGGAAGCAGAGAGCAGTTGACAAAGAGCTTTTCTGACCTCCCGAAATGGGAGTCTCACAGCAGCTGCATCAGGTACGTATGCAACAAAGTCATCCCCGTCTTACGGGATGAGAACGCAGAACCCGAGGATGGCCTGGCGGACCGACAGGAGGGGAGCgtcaggccccgccccccgggctCGGGCAGCCTCCGCCCTCACGCAGAGCTGCAGCCCGCCTGGGGCCGCGCAGTGCCGAGGAGGTCCCTGGAGGTGGGCAGCCCAGAAGGCCCAGACTCTGGAGTGAGCTAGAAGCAGGCTGGAGTCGGAGCTTTGCTCCTCCGAGTGACCCTGGACCAGCGAGGGAATTCAAGAACACGAAAGCACTGTTCTGGAacttggagaggggcagagagacagggtctAGGGCTAGATTCAGGGCTGGATGGCGGCCTGTGGCTCAGCTGTTCCCAGGGGCCACCTCCGCACCAACGTGATCTCCCGGTAGCCCAGGTCCCCACGTCCTGGGCCCACGGCCAGGGGCATCAGGGGAGCCCACGGAGGCAAGCCTGGAGCCACCGGCCGAGACAGGTCCCTCCATTTGGAGATGCTGGAATTGCAGATTGAGGACCCGCCTCCTATCCGGGAAAGGCTCCACCTTTGTGGGGCGGGGCCTGCGCCGTGGGCGGTGGGGGCACGTGGCACAGACAGGCTGGGGTTCTGGCCCT is a window encoding:
- the FAM222A gene encoding protein FAM222A isoform X2; the protein is MLACLQRTQNPPGQHLACPSKSRELRKCETAASSMHSSRYPSPAELDAYAEKVANSPLSIKIFPTNIRVPQHKHLGRTVNGYDTSGQRYSPYPQHAAGYQGLLAIVKAAVSSSGSAAPAGPAKSVLKSAEGKRTKLSPAAVQVGIAPYPAPSTLGPLAYPKPPEAPAPPPGLPAAAATAATAASVIPLPGRGLPLPPSNLPSIHSILYQLNQQCQAPGAAPAACQAVAGPHPSPAKHGPVPSFPGMAYSAAAAGLPDCRKGAELGQGGTAASTLAGATKPAGYADGGLDYLLWPQKPPPPPPQPLRAYSGGTAASKSPEACGGRVYERASGSPLSCAMGLPTGFTVGQYFAAPWNSVLVTPTSDCYNPAAAVAVTELGPGAPRELAGPPVEALSGLPSKSVCNTAVLSSSLQSLEYLINDIRPPCIKEQMLGKGYETVAVPRLLDHQHAHIRLPVYR
- the FAM222A gene encoding protein FAM222A isoform X1, with product MLAGTVLIRRLDRGCLAWLWVGDPRSSPPWAASPAASDPGETAASSMHSSRYPSPAELDAYAEKVANSPLSIKIFPTNIRVPQHKHLGRTVNGYDTSGQRYSPYPQHAAGYQGLLAIVKAAVSSSGSAAPAGPAKSVLKSAEGKRTKLSPAAVQVGIAPYPAPSTLGPLAYPKPPEAPAPPPGLPAAAATAATAASVIPLPGRGLPLPPSNLPSIHSILYQLNQQCQAPGAAPAACQAVAGPHPSPAKHGPVPSFPGMAYSAAAAGLPDCRKGAELGQGGTAASTLAGATKPAGYADGGLDYLLWPQKPPPPPPQPLRAYSGGTAASKSPEACGGRVYERASGSPLSCAMGLPTGFTVGQYFAAPWNSVLVTPTSDCYNPAAAVAVTELGPGAPRELAGPPVEALSGLPSKSVCNTAVLSSSLQSLEYLINDIRPPCIKEQMLGKGYETVAVPRLLDHQHAHIRLPVYR